In the genome of Flavobacteriaceae bacterium YJPT1-3, the window TGCGCTCGTTCTCAGGCATGTTGTTGTAGGTCACCCCGGCGTAATTATCAGTACCGTAATCGATCCATTTAGGCTCGGTTTGGGTTGAGGTAAACTTTTTACCGTCAAAGTCGCCTACAAAATACTGGGTACCGGAACCGCCATTGGGTGCTCCGGGATTGATGCTGATCAGTAAGACCCATTTCTTTTCTCTGGTTTCCCCGATCTCCAATTCAAAAAGGTCTGGGCACTCCCAAACACCTCCATGCGCCCCCTGGTCTTTCCCAAAATCACTCTGGTAGGTCCAGTCTTTGAGATTGGGCGAGGTGTAGATCTTGGCGTGGTCTCCGGCCACCAATACCAGCACCCAGCGCTTACTGGCCTCATGCCAAAACACCTTGGGGTCTCTAAAGTCCCGAATGTTATCGGGATTCCCGATCACCGGATTGCCTTCGTATTTGGTCCAGGTTTCCCCTTCATCCAGGCTGAAGGCCATGCCCTGGGTTTGAAAATCATTCCGGCCTTCTTTTTCTCCTTCCGCATCGTGATAAGTATAGAAAGCAACCATGGCCGGCTTATCCTCCGTGCCCAGTCCCGAAGTGTTTTGGATATCCATCACCGCGCTGCCGGAGAAAATATAGCCCAACTCATCCGGAAAAAGAGCGACTGCCTGATGCTCCCAGTCTACCAGGTCAGTACTGGTGGCATGTCCCCAATGCATAGGGCCCCAGACGATATCTTCCGGATAGTACTGATAGAATAAATGATAAGTTCCATTATGATACACCAGGCCGTTGGGGTCATTCATCCAGTGGGTGGGTGGTGTAAAATGGTACTGTGGACGGAAGCGCTCGTTAAAGGGATTTTCCCTTTTTGCAAGTGATTCGGTTTCTGGAGCCTTGGGCTCTGTTTTGCAGCCCACTAAGGCTATGAGGAGGGTCAGGCAAATAAGATGACGCATAAAAAGGGTTTGTGAGTCCATTAAAAGTACACATTATCCGCAAACCAGCGGGGTGGTTTCATTAGGACAACTTACTAACGATAACGTTTTCGTCGTATAATTTTAGCGGAAGCACGCTTTCGCGAAAGCGCTATTCCTTTAACTTTAGCTATCTTAGCTTTACCAAGCATTATGAAAAGAAAACTCACCTTAAAATTGATCGCCAAAGAGCTGGATGTTTCCATCTCTACCGTATCTAAAGCCTTGCGGGACAGCGCGGAGATAAGCGAAGACACCCGGCAGAAGATCAAGGCCTTCGCCAAGCTGTACAATTACAAGCCCAACAACATTGCGCTCAGTTTAAAAAACCGGAAAACACGGACCATCGGGATCATCATCCCGCAAATTGTGCATCACTTCTTTACTACGGTGATCCGCGGTATCGAACAAATGGCCCGGGAGCACGGCTACAATGTGATCATTTGCCTCTCCAACAATGATTTTGACAAAGAGGTACTGAATATGGAACTCCTGGCCAACGGCAGTACGGATGGTTTTATCATTTCGTTGTCTAAAGAAACCATGCATAAACAAGATTACCATCATTTGAATGAAGCCATCGATCAGGGGATGCCCATAGTCATGTTTGATCGCGTAGTGGACGGAATTCCCTGTGATAAGGTATCGATCGATGATAAAGATGGGGCCAAGAAAGGGGTAGCGCATTTACTGAAATCGGGTTGCCGCCGTATCGGGATCATCACGACCGAAGATTATGTGAGTGTAGGGGTGAAGCGCACCCAAGGCTATATGGAAGCCCTGGAATCCTACGGCCTGAAAGTCGATCCTAAACTCATTCTCAAGCTGGACAATATTGATAAGTGTGGGGAAGGCTGTACGCAGAAAATCAATGAGTTTCTCGACGCCAACAGGGATATTGATGCGGTTTTTGCGGTAAACGAACTCTTTGCGGTCAAGGCCGCCAAATACCTCTTACAGAAAGGCATTAAAATACCGGATCAAGTAGCCATCTTAAGCTTTTCGGACGGGGAACTCTCTCAGCATTTCGTGCCTAGTCTATCTACCGTGAGTCAACACGGAGAGGAAATGGGAAGAAAGGCCGCTGAAATTCTGATCAATAAATTAGAGCGTCCGGAAGATGAAGAAGAAGAATACACCACGGCCTACATTGAAACCAGTTTGATACAGCGCGATTCTACGCGCAAAACTTTGGTATAAACCTACCTACGAACATGAGTAAGAAAGCATTCATTTTTGATCTGGACGGAGTCGTTGTGGATACCGCCGGGTTCCACTATTTAGCCTGGCGCAGTCTGGCCGAAGAATTAGGCATTTCCTTTTCGGAAGAACAGAATGAGCAATTCAAAGGTGTAAGCCGCAAGCGGTCCTTAGATCTACTTTTGGAACTGG includes:
- a CDS encoding glycoside hydrolase family 32 protein translates to MRHLICLTLLIALVGCKTEPKAPETESLAKRENPFNERFRPQYHFTPPTHWMNDPNGLVYHNGTYHLFYQYYPEDIVWGPMHWGHATSTDLVDWEHQAVALFPDELGYIFSGSAVMDIQNTSGLGTEDKPAMVAFYTYHDAEGEKEGRNDFQTQGMAFSLDEGETWTKYEGNPVIGNPDNIRDFRDPKVFWHEASKRWVLVLVAGDHAKIYTSPNLKDWTYQSDFGKDQGAHGGVWECPDLFELEIGETREKKWVLLISINPGAPNGGSGTQYFVGDFDGKKFTSTQTEPKWIDYGTDNYAGVTYNNMPENERIFIGWMSNWNYAQKTPTQVWRSAMTLSRKLSLHKAADYYLKSIPVDALNNYTELAEKRATVRSGDRITEASWNDKKLSFTIPGTLTDFKVVFSNVLGESVCIAYDAEAQQFLLDRTHSGLTDFEPRFADQVHEGPFIAATDQPTTLTLYLDRSSLELFVNEGELVMTEQLFPTQPYTELLFESPDQVLTNFKYATVKSIWTNNQNQ
- a CDS encoding LacI family DNA-binding transcriptional regulator — its product is MKRKLTLKLIAKELDVSISTVSKALRDSAEISEDTRQKIKAFAKLYNYKPNNIALSLKNRKTRTIGIIIPQIVHHFFTTVIRGIEQMAREHGYNVIICLSNNDFDKEVLNMELLANGSTDGFIISLSKETMHKQDYHHLNEAIDQGMPIVMFDRVVDGIPCDKVSIDDKDGAKKGVAHLLKSGCRRIGIITTEDYVSVGVKRTQGYMEALESYGLKVDPKLILKLDNIDKCGEGCTQKINEFLDANRDIDAVFAVNELFAVKAAKYLLQKGIKIPDQVAILSFSDGELSQHFVPSLSTVSQHGEEMGRKAAEILINKLERPEDEEEEYTTAYIETSLIQRDSTRKTLV